A part of Drosophila ananassae strain 14024-0371.13 chromosome 2R, ASM1763931v2, whole genome shotgun sequence genomic DNA contains:
- the LOC6493611 gene encoding pericentrin isoform X9 translates to MNLYTIYDWITSLLRPHSASVSFKAIEAAAAEELPATSAAATSGGTTSAGSATSRSTAKKSGGETCFTVDFVPTLDFEFKPTSEQLQHDTSGSDDGPAADYESDSGDNDSTHTYIISRSSWTGVTSSSTPYAVSSTDTAELIRRQNNLSLTEEDQSVSSFSIEPPTSSMTIDMAEQQTTTTTTTTSSADVGATTVTTTTATTTSTSSIEEDIEEAIEISEVEEQLETPLESLSEAAAFARPKQQTSAKSLISNPDDPEDEDEDAEEFRIDDAQLSGGQLAQHFLVESDESSELLPAGSKAEVSLSSNDDDDFDISLPLEQRKPVHSLHEDEEEESVEQSEDHSLSNQSTTDDVSELVEEPVHGGEDKTDASGHQDTLMDDSQGTEEQDHSMEEIVATNESVEVTYEAEETVNTSQKADLVTDLDEEPGEPVKEVIRPTSTVETLKLPPLLESRVMENKAAKAMSTMHLQPELMEALEVTILEASEEFEDDEDDEESSLQLMKLRLMAMNQQMLGDSAPKLSPTEAEQTQVAGGSLELKQMERVPLNEFSKDVLEDITEESERQLSMSTTIEEEQDPPSLSLDESKTLLQAGATKVGGSSSSLASLNMLRQLEAKVQELHTQLETKDNCLASLNLQLEASRRESSAGPASARDTSSLMTNSTEYRTLQDELGGPTLDIYVEMSRRDEMIAKLTDSLQQSLNVREKLQTDADRLGGEVQNLRRQLQDAIEAVKRSNTVWPEQESNPGQRLSEISMDLISESDDDLDRHFLTDNEERGSRSSKERQLPNMHPIDDLGLEHLNPDWTPAFSKQIEQFHSYLLPNEQRIFLMVQRKFDDYLSQQLALCRDQNAQELKIARDQWESEKQSSEQSQQVAHAKEMEELRKYFEHKCADLEKQFSDDVFSHKSQNLGGDSSSECSEVDQMPEEMVVPAVSSKEPSPRKRKRAELLLSPSHRQMTPCGLDSLGETNQKDEAGRDNTLEVADLKIFYQTHIHELKRAHEDQVRKLNDRLKFYERRQGDDDYKPEAQSPARTCPELESADKSSPGGLANTSLIIIDEDELNFNNESQVIQRIIEEYERRLQEQLALARQDIANELEQHIQNLLSENTVDDQHWPKELILLREKFTAKSQLEITQLNIKHADEMSRLKLEYEKQLNRKNKRHLTFDAARDLEQVICERDGLRELSKSFRSVLCRLAKCVANCEEDLNATLSEEVQRLLQHSRSQDGGDDLEVTLSSSLNNTKQMLRVPDVHSLLEVVEDPSLLQFIDSKSNEEPSEDFDLNDCLERLKSEASYLLHLSEDLHKQRPQNDESLEHVEEQEKQEHELCCEAEDGLKTTAAAVQQAVLAKFLRTNSLNDQQMGVASQRKNSNPEAGKTHTSLPPDLQQHAGNASELSFQLVELKNRLIKSETDRQKLQQQLTHTIDRNAELGQELQALRDQLSQLNSLNHTDYNEGYGLGALKSLDQSSASFAALQERARHLLSSSPVKEQPSRDQANSTVVLLQMIEDFCREGDKVVECGKKDREDLQSQIDTADKQLKDTRRFLEDQAAEREQERDEFQREIERLKAQLRDKEKEHSSYANASEESNLAKNKHYAQLEVQLREVNLQLSESNAKRDKFEVELKASIDKIFVLREIISELETQVQTKALNEQVLAEKAKQLEEYVSLQIRDNDALQQEVHSLKTDIGEGYQSRIRLLEEKLQQGRTSGEQSAVLGQVAEKLRDIETTLEQKTKVLESLHNSNTASNSCSLSVTEDVSCPGSRPVTADGSPSHPLTVEGVQRVTEKLDKHTRVEEAAIKRIRDLEMQVQQMRAGCVELQHERDSLQGRMDEQTQRISTLQNRLEEQRQRAEQLHRAGTSDLNTRVHELQGEVQNLSEQLAARDKQMATVRQQLQRSKEEIMRLEAELTVRTQPDRSLVDKLEAEVQQKGAEIGKLKEKIRTEMINRLALPDLMETMLADKNDEIDHLRDQLEAKEKELQAVNQEGSLLSTPVAGLGAGDAGGKQDSGGKSSARTLSDIGSISEYPEPDVDRRAVMLSLNAPGLHISEGAAGFLHQTMETSKEAVANLTHKRTDDLSGFVAPYPVNTFEHPHYFQALGVTAQSSDGLTPGLVPRQINFSNLTAEDSKLKTPSLLIQTPDMPKPTTPSEVQQLRQKLTLLEKEKQRQQKDMETKLQDLQNQLQMEQEQLGRQAQSLRSHQESEQKYRLRIESLESKILEAAAQEAAERENLRRELNCVSAAHEQCEDAAAARKRELETLNGEVKLKADQLLAAQRRCTELELQVQSLERDLERLKNSDNSSKQYSVDEIAQQVEKELNYSAQLDSNILKAIESEEENNLDKKLLQKEVQTEEEHQPGTGNGTDDENFTGERELLNQLEALKAQLAVEREQCETLSKELLGEKQHSQEIQEQDVVIIEAMRKRLETALDEEDELHKQLDQERERCERLQTQLTSLQRAESRRNSSLLLKSPNDSPRKSPRADFETELGDRLRSEIKLLAAQNERERERYADAQRSNERERQRFEKELQERVAYCERLKQEMEKLSRDKESAELELEHFNERLTLQATEIESLEARLVTLQEAETRRANTRTRQHQETVKLQAEIHELKSRLLAAEASRDCLDQKVTQLRFDVSRSSQREAKLAEALAQANDRLAHSTDDNVPAQFLQKMQEINALVAENTQENRQMAETVQFLVGERIALQKKCEELGGSGNTNVAELEERCRQLIGRYLRVESHRKALVYQKRYLKLTLEGYQASEQLALQNLRGGPPPVKRNIKKKFKTVALAIIAIQRIKYIGRIWHTGKRIVSKSVFTITQQSSKTPLVTVNMKVKLSKAEIAKK, encoded by the exons ATCACTTCGCTGCTCCGTCCGCACAGCGCCAGTGTCAGCTTCAAGGCGATCGAGGCGGCGGCGGCCGAAGAGTTGCCAGCAACATCTGCGGCAGCAACATCTGGAGGAACAACATCTgccggctcagcaacatcccGGAGCACGGCAAAGAAATCCGGCGGAGAGACCTGTTTCACAGTTGATTTCGTGCCGACGCTAGATTTTGAATTCAAGCCAACCTCGGAGCAATTGCAACATGATACCAGTGGGTCTGATGATGGCCCTGCGGCAGATTACGAGTCCGACTCCGGCGATAACGATTCCACGCACACGTACATAATCTCGAGGAGCAGCTGGACGGGAGTCACTTCGAGCAGTACCCCATATGCTGTGAGCTCCACAGATACCGCCGAGCTAATCAGAAGACAGAACAATCTCAGTCTCACGGAGGAGGATCAGTCGGTGTCCTCGTTTAGCATAGAACCACCCACCAGTTCCATGACCATTGACATGGCCGAACAACagaccaccaccaccacgacAACCACAAGCAGTGCCGATGTGGGGGCCACCACAGTGACCACAACGACGGCCACGACCACCAGCACCAGTAGCATCGAGGAGGACATTGAGGAGGCCATCGAGATCAGTGAGGTGGAGGAGCAGCTGGAAACTCCCCTGGAATCTCTATCGGAGGCAGCTGCTTTCGCCAGACCGAAACAGCAAACGAGTGCCAAAAGCCTAATCAGCAATCCGGACGACCCGGAGGATGAAGACGAGGATGCGGAGGAGTTTCGCATTGATGATGCCCAGCTCTCTGGTGGCCAGTTGGCGCAGCACTTCCTCGTGGAAAGCGATGAGAGCTCGGAGCTCCTACCAGCCGGCTCCAAGGCGGAGGTCAGCCTCTCCTCcaacgatgacgatgacttcGATATTAGTTTGCCATTGGAACAGAGGAAGCCAGTGCACTCGTTGCACgaagacgaggaggaggagtcagTCGAGCAGTCGGAGGATCACAGTTTAAGCAACCAGAGTACCACTGACGATGTCTCCGAATTGGTGGAAGAACCAGTCCATGGAGGGGAAGACAAGACAGACGCCAGTGGCCATCAGGATACTCTGATGGACGACAGCCAGGGGACCGAAGAGCAGGATCACTCGATGGAGGAAATAGTGGCCACCAATGAATCCGTCGAAGTGACCTACGAAGCCGAGGAAACAGTCAACACTTCCCAGAAAGCAGATTTGGTGAcagatctggatgaggagccCGGAGAGCCGGTCAAGGAGGTTATCAGACCCACATCTACCGTGGAGACCCTGAAGCTGCCACCGCTTTTGGAGTCCCGAGTGATGGAGAACAAAGCGGCCAAAGCTATGTCGACTATGCATCTGCAACCAGAACTGATGGAGGCCCTGGAGGTGACCATTCTGGAGGCTAGTGAGGAGTTTGAGGATGATGAGGATGACGAGGAGAGCTCCTTGCAACTGATGAAGCTGCGTCTGATGGCCATGAATCAGCAGATGCTTGGAGACAGTGCTCCCAAGCTGTCGCCCACGGAGGCGGAGCAGACGCAAGTAGCTGGTGGCAGTTTGGAACTAAAGCAGATGGAGCGAGTTCCACTTAATGAGTTCTCCAAGGACGTGCTGGAGGATATCACCGAGGAGAGCGAACGACAGCTCTCCATGAGCACCACCATTGAAGAGGAGCAGGACCCACCTTCGCTGTCCCTGGATGAGTCCAAAACGCTGCTCCAGGCAGGGGCAACTAAGGTTGGAGGCAGCAGTTCCAGTTTGGCCAGCTTAAACATGCTGAGGCAACTGGAGGCCAAGGTCCAGGAACTGCACACCCAGCTGGAGACCAAGGACAACTGTCTCGCATCCCTGAACCTTCAATTGGAGGCATCGCGAAGGGAATCCAGTGCGGGTCCAGCGTCGGCCAGAGACACCAGCTCCTTGATGACCAACTCCACGGAGTACCGTACGCTGCAGGATGAACTTGGAGGACCG ACCCTGGACATCTACGTGGAGATGTCGCGCAGAGATGAAATGATTGCCAAGCTTACGGATTCCCTGCAGCAGTCCCTGAATGTGCGAGAAAAGCTCCAAACGGACGCAGATCGCCTTGGAGGGGAAGTACAGAACCTGCGCCGCCAACTCCAAGATGCCATCGAAGCTGTGAAGCGCTCGAATACTGTTTGGCCCGAGCAGGAAAGCAATCCTGGCCAGCGTCTGTCAGAAATCTCAATGGACCTGATAAGCGAAAGTGATGATGATTTGGATCGCCATTTCCTGACCGACAACGAAGAGCGAGGATCACGTAGCTCCAAAGAGAGGCAGCTGCCTAACATGCATCCCATCGATGACTTGGGTCTGGAGCACCTGAATCCGGACTGGACTCCGGCTTTCAGCAAGCAAATCGAGCAGTTCCACAGCTATCTGTTGCCAAACGAACAGCGCATTTTCCTGATGGTCCAACGCAAGTTCGACGACTACTTGAGCCAACAGCTGGCCCTGTGCCGGGACCAGAATGCCCAGGAGCTGAAGATCGCCCGGGATCAGTGGGAGAGTGAGAAACAGAGTAGCGAGCAATCCCAGCAAGTGGCTCATGCCAAGGAGATGGAGGAGTTGCGGAAGTACTTCGAGCACAAGTGCGCCGACCTGGAGAAGCAGTTCTCCGACGATGTCTTCTCGCACAAATCCCAGAACCTGGGCGGTGATAGCTCCTCGGAGTGCTCCGAGGTGGATCAAATGCCAGAGGAGATGGTGGTGCCTGCAGTATCTTCCAAGGAGCCATCGCCACGGAAAAGGAAACGGGCAGAGCTGTTGCTCAGTCCCAGTCACCGTCAAATGACGCCATGTGGCCTGGATTCTTTGGGGGAAACAAATCAGAAGGATGAAGCTGGTCGAGAT AACACTTTGGAAGTGGCTGACCTTAAGATATTCTACCAGACCCATATCCACGAGTTGAAAAGAGCTCACGAGGATCAGGTGCGCAAACTGAACGATCGCCTCAAGTTCTATGAACGCCGGCAGGGAGATGATGACTACAAG CCTGAAGCCCAATCACCCGCTCGTACCTGCCCGGAACTGGAATCCGCGGATAAATCATCCCCCGGAGGACTCGCCAACACCTCCCTCATCATCATCGACGAGGATGAGTTGAATTTTAATAACGAATCTCAGGTTATTCAGCGTATCATCGAGGAGTACGAGCGAAGACTGCAGGAGCAGTTGGCTCTGGCCCGGCAGGACATCGCCAATGAGCTGGAGCAGCACATTCAG AATTTGCTGTCGGAGAACACCGTGGACGATCAGCATTGGCCCAAGGAGCTGATCTTGCTGCGGGAGAAGTTTACGGCCAAGAGTCAACTGGAGATTACTCAGCTGAATATTAAACATGCCGACGAG ATGTCGCGCCTGAAATTGGAATACGAGAAGCAGCTCAACCGGAAGAACAAGCGTCACCTCACCTTCGATGCGGCCCGTGACCTGGAGCAGGTGATCTGCGAACGAGATGGTCTCAGGGAACTGTCGAAGAGTTTCCGCTCCGTGCTCTGCCGGCTGGCCAAGTGCGTGGCCAACTGCGAGGAGGATCTGAATGCCACTCTGTCGGAGGAGGTGCAGCGTCTGCTGCAGCACAGCCGCAGTCAGGATGGAGGCGACGATCTGGAGGTTACCCTCAGCAGCTCCCTGAACAACACCAAGCAAATGCTCCGAGTGCCGGATGTGCACAGCCTGCTGGAAGTGGTCGAGGATCCCAGTTTGCTGCAGTTCATCGACAGCAAGAGCAACGAAGAGCCCAGTGAGGACTTCGACTTGAACGACTGCCTGGAGAGGTTGAAGTCGGAGGCGTCGTACCTGCTGCATTTGTCGGAGGACTTGCACAAGCAGCGTCCCCAAAACGATGAGTCCCTGGAGCACGTGGAGGAGCAGGAGAAGCAGGAGCATGAGCTGTGTTGCGAGGCAGAGGATGGCCTGAAGACTACAGCTGCTGCAGTGCAGCAGGCGGTGCTTGCCAAATTTCTGCGCACCAACTCCCTAAACGACCAGCAAATGGGAGTGGCCAGCCAGCGGAAGAACAGTAACCCGGAGGCGGGAAAAACCCATACCTCTCTGCCTCCGGATCTTCAGCAGCATGCCGGAAATGCTTCAGAGCTCTCCTTCCAGCTGGTGGAGCTGAAGAACCGCTTGATCAAGTCGGAGACGGATCGTCAGAaactgcagcagcaactgaCCCACACCATCGACCGGAATGCCGAACTGGGCCAGGAGCTGCAGGCTCTGAGGGACCAGTTGTCGCAGCTGAATTCCCTAAACCACACGGACTACAACGAGGGCTATGGCCTGGGAGCTCTGAAGAGCCTGGACCAATCGTCAGCCAGTTTTGCTGCCCTCCAGGAGCGAGCCCGCCACCTGCTTTCCTCCTCCCCCGTAAAGGAGCAGCCGTCAAGGGACCAGGCCAATTCCACTGTGGTGTTGCTCCAAATGATTGAAGACTTTTGCCGCGAGGGTGACAAGGTGGTCGAGTGCGGCAAGAAGGATCGCGAAGATCTGCAATCTCAG ATCGATACCGCTGACAAGCAGCTGAAGGATACAAGGCGTTTCCTGGAGGATCAGGCCGCCGAACGCGAACAGGAACGTGACGAGTTCCAGCGCGAAATCGAGCGGCTGAAGGCTCAATTACGTGACAAGGAGAAGGAGCACAGCTCCTATGCCAATGCCTCCGAGGAG TCGAATTTAGCGAAGAATAAGCAT TATGCCCAACTGGAGGTCCAGTTGAGGGAAGTCAACCTCCAGCTCAGCGAATCCAATGCCAAGCGGGACAAATTCGAGGTGGAACTGAAGGCCTCGATCGACAAGATCTTCGTCCTTCGGGAGATCATCTCGGAGCTGGAAACCCAAGTCCAGACCAAAGCCTTGAATGAGCAAGTGCTGGCCGAAAAGGCCAAGCAACTGGAGGAGTATGTCAGTCTGCAGATTCGGGACAATGATGCACTGCAGCAGGAAGTTCACAGCCTGAAGACCGACATCGGCGAGGGCTACCAATCCAGGATTCgcctgctggaggagaagTTGCAGCAGGGAAGGACCAGCGGTGAACAGAGTGCTGTCCTGGGGCAAGTGGCCGAAAAGCTGCGAGACATTGAAACTACTCTGGAGCAGAAGACCAAAGTCCTAGAATCGCTGCACAACTCCAACACCGCCTCTAATTCGTGCAGCTTAAGTGTCACGGAGGACGTCTCCTGTCCTGGAAGCAGACCCGTGACTGCAGACGGTTCCCCCTCCCATCCTCTCACTGTTGAAGGCGTCCAGCGGGTAACCGAAAAGCTGGACAAGCACACCAGGGTCGAGGAGGCGGCTATCAAGAGGATTCGTGACCTGGAGATGCAGGTCCAACAAATGCGCGCCGGCTGTGTG gaactcCAACATGAAAGGGACTCGCTGCAGGGGCGCATGGACGAGCAGACCCAAAGGATATCCACGCTGCAGAACCGCCTGGAGGAGCAACGCCAGCGGGCCGAGCAACTCCATAGGGCTGGCACCTCTGACCTGAATACCCGGGTCCATGAACTCCAGGGCGAAGTTCAGAACCTGAGCGAGCAGTTGGCAGCTCGGGACAAGCAAATGGCCACTGTGCGGCAGCAGCTGCAACGCAGCAAGGAGGAGATCATGCGCCTGGAGGCGGAGCTCACGGTGCGCACCCAACCGGATCGTAGTCTGGTGGACAAACTGGAGGCCGAAGTGCAGCAGAAAGGTGCCGAAATAGGTAAGCTGAAGGAGAAGATACGCACCGAGATGATCAACCGACTGGCACTGCCCGATCTTATGGAAACTATGCTGGCGGACAAGAATGATGAAATCGATCACCTTCGCGATCAACTGGAGGCCAAGGAGAAGGAGCTCCAAGCTGTTAACCAAGAGGGTAGTCTGCTTTCTACACCAGTAGCAGGACTAGGAGCGGGAGATGCGGGAGGAAAACAGGACTCGGGTGGCAAGTCGAGTGCCCGCACACTGAGCGACATTGGATCGATTTCAGAGTATCCAGAACCGGATGTGGACAGGAGAGCAGTGATGCTGAGCCTAAATGCTCCTGGCCTTCATATCAGCGAAGGCGCGGCTGGCTTCCTGCATCAGACTATG GAAACATCCAAGGAAGCGGTTGCCAATTTAACACACAAGCGCACGGACGATTTAAGTGGCTTTGTGGCTCCTTATCCAGTGAACACGTTCGAGCATCCTCACTACTTCCAGGCCCTTGGCGTTACAGCCCAGAGTAGTGATGGCCTCACTCCTGGTCTGGTGCCACGCCAAATCAACTTCTCCAACCTCACGGCAGAGGATTCCAAGCTGAAGACCCCAAGTCTCTTAATACAGACCCCAGATATGCCCAAACCAACAACGCCATCGGAAGTACAACAATTGCGCCAAAAGCTAACTCTTTTGGAGAAGGAGAAACAGCGACAGCAAAAGGACATGGAAACGAAACTGCAGGATTTGCAAAACCAACTTCAGATGGAGCAAGAGCAACTGGGTCGACAAGCCCAGAGCCTGCGCAGTCACCAGGAAAGTGAGCAGAAGTACAGACTCCGCATTGAATCTCTGGAGTCCAAGATTCTGGAGGCAGCCGCCCAGGAGGCCGCCGAACGGGAGAACCTTCGCAGGGAACTGAACTGCGTCAGTGCTGCACATGAGCAGTGCGAAGATGCAGCTGCTGCCCGTAAAAGAGAACTGGAAACTCTTAATGGCGAAGTGAAACTCAAGGCAGATCAACTGCTGGCTGCTCAGCGACGCTGCACTGAGCTGGAACTCCAAGTTCAAAGCCTAGAAAGGGATCTGGAGCGTCTCAAAAACAGCGACAATAGCTCAAAGCAGTATTCCGTGGACGAAATTGCCCAGCAGGTGGAGAAGGAACTGAACTACTCCGCCCAGTTGGATTCGAATATTCTAAAGGCCATTGAGAGCGAGGAGGAGAACAATCTGGACAAGAAGCTACTGCAGAAGGAGGTCCAAACAGAGGAGGAGCACCAGCCGGGCACTGGCAACGGCACCGATGATGAGAACTTCACCGGCGAACGGGAGCTGCTGAACCAACTGGAAGCCCTCAAAGCTCAGCTGGCCGTGGAGAGGGAACAATGTGAGACATTGAGCAAAGAGCTGCTGGGCGAGAAGCAGCACTCTCAGGAAATCCAAGAGCAGGACGTAGTGATAATCGAGGCCATGCGAAAGAGACTAGAAACCGCCCTGGACGAGGAGGATGAGCTGCACAAGCAGTTGGATCAGGAGCGAGAACGTTGTGAGAGGCTGCAGACTCAACTAACTTCCCTACAGCGAGCAGAAAGTCGCCGGAATAGTTCTCTACTCCTCAAGTCCCCCAATGATTCTCCTCGCAAGTCCCCAAGAGCCGATTTCGAGACAGAACTTGGAGATCGCCTGCGCAGTGAAATCAAACTTCTGGCGGCCCAAAACGAGAGGGAAAGGGAGCGGTATGCCGATGCCCAAAGAAGCAACGAGCGGGAACGCCAGCGGTTCGAGAAAGAGCTCCAAGAGCGGGTGGCCTACTGCGAGCGACTGAAACAAGAGATGGAGAAGCTATCGCGGGACAAGGAATCAGCTGAACTCGAACTGGAGCACTTTAATGAGCGCCTGACTCTGCAAGCCACTGAGATCGAGAGTCTGGAGGCCAGACTTGTTACCCTCCAAGAGGCGGAAACGCGAAGAGCCAACACCCGCACCCGTCAGCACCAGGAAACTGTGAAACTCCAGGCCGAGATCCATGAACTGAAGTCAAGACTCCTGGccgctgaagcttctcgaGACTGCCTGGACCAAAAGGTCACCCAACTGCGTTTCGATGTGAGCCGCTCCAGTCAAAGGGAAGCCAAGCTGGCTGAGGCTCTGGCCCAGGCCAATGATCGTCTCGCTCACAGCACGGACGACAATGTGCCGGCGCAATTTCTGCAAAAGATGCAGGAGATCAATGCCCTGGTGGCGGAGAATACCCAGGAGAACAGACAGATGGCTGAGACTGTTCAGTTTCTGGTGGGTGAGAGGATTGCACTGCAGAAGAAGTGCGAGGAACTCGGCGGATCTGGCAATACCAATGTGGCTGAGCTGGAGGAGCGTTGCCGGCAGCTAATCGGTCGCTATCTGCGAGTGGAGTCTCACCGCAAGGCATTGGTCTACCAGAAGCGGTATTTGAAGCTAACCCTAGAAGGCTATCAGGCCAGTGAGCAGCTGGCTCTGCAGAATCTCCGCGGAGGACCTCCGCCTGTAAAgcgaaatattaaaaagaagTTCAA GACTGTAGCTCTGGCCATTATTGCCATTCAGCGCATCAAATATATTGGACGCATTTGGCACACTGGAAAGCGAATTGTCAGCAAGTCGGTCTTCACCATAACCCAGCAGAG CTCTAAGACGCCACTAGTGACGGTCAATATGAAAGTTAAGCTAAGCAAGGCCGAAATAGCCAAGAAATAG